The following DNA comes from Pseudodesulfovibrio alkaliphilus.
ACATCCACGAGATTCTGGCCGGGCTGATGGTGATCGCACTGATCACTGCCACGCTCCTTTTCATGGACACCTCCCTGGCTCTGGCCATGTTGCTGGCTGCCGCCCCGATCATTCCCATAGGCATCTATCTGTCCCGATTCATGAAAAAAAACAGCCCTGCGATTATCCGACTGCGAGAGCGCGTCAACAAAACACTTATGGAATACTTCGGCGGCATCGCGGAAATCAAGGCTGCCGACCTGTGCGGAAAACGATTCACTCCCTGGCACCGGGCCGACGCGGCATTACGCGCAGAATCCCTTGCCCTGGAAACCCGTTTCGGCATCTGGGCGCAATCAGCCCAGGTGGTTCTCGATTTTTCCTACATCGCAATGCTGCTTCTCGGAAGCTGGCTGATTTCATCGGGAAGCATCCCGGTCATGACCTTCATCTTTTTCCTGCTTCTGGCCGGGCAGCTTTACGCTCCCTTGTTCAGCCAGATCATGCTGTATTCGGAACTCCGCCACTGCTCCATTTCATTGAAGCGCACCTCGGCCACGCTCAATGAAAAACCCCTGCAAACCCTCCCTGGGCATACCCCTCCCAAGGGCATGGATATCGCGTTCAACAACGTGTGCTTTTCTTACAACAAAACGCCTGTCCTCAAGGATGTCTCCTTCACCGTGCCACAACATACTGTCACGGCCTTGGTTGGGGCGTCGGGAGGAGGAAAAAGCACCGCTGTCAACCTGTTACTGCGCTTCTGGGATGTCTCGGAGGGCTCCATAACCATCGGCGGCACTGATATCAGAACCTTTCGGCAATCAGATCTCTATGAATTATTCAGTGTGGTTTTCCAGGACGTTTACCTATTCAACGACAGCATCATGAACAATATCCTGCTGGCCCGCCCGGGCGCCACGGAGCAGGAGGCGGTGGAGGCCGCCACAAAAGCTTGCTGCCATGACTTCATCATGGAACTCGAAGAGGGTTACCAGACCCTTGCCGGGGAAAGGGGAGCCCGCCTTTCCGGCGGAGAAAGGCAGCGCATCGCCATCGCCAGGGCCATCCTCAAAAACGCACCCATCCTGGTCCTGGACGAGGCCACCGCCTCCATCGACCCGGAAAACGAGCTGCTCATACAACAGGGGCTCACCAACCTGATGCAGGGCAAAACCCTGCTTGTCATCGCTCACAGGCTCTCGACCATCAGCTCCGCCGACCAGATTCTCTTGCTTCACGATGGACGCATCGCCGAACAAGGGACACACAACGAACTCATGGCCAGCAAAGGAATGTACTACAAGCAATGGTGCTCCCAGGAGCAGTTGAAGAGCTGGAACGCCGTAACACGATGAGTCGCGTTACCGTCCTAGTGTCACGTTCGCGAAATTATCACAGGCTTGCCATAACCATAACCAATCAAAATATTTTTATGTTCTGCGCTGTTTTTCATGTGTGTTATTCCGGGACGCCACACTAGGCAACCCCATTCATTCAAACTTCACACCGCGTATTCCTTACGCATAGGAAACCACCCGTGAATACAAACGAAAAAGTGCTTGATGTCTTCACGACAACGCCGCTCCAGTCCGGAATGCTTTACTACGACCTGATGCATCCCGGTTCGACCATATACATGCAGCAGTACCGATTCACCGTTACAGGCGATCTTTCCCTTTCGCGCTTCATATACGCCTGGTTGGCCGCCTTCCGGACATTTCCTGCCAAGCACACCTCCTTTCACTGGGAGGGACACTGTTCACTGGCGACAACCGGGACCAGCGGTCCTTCACCCTGTGGGCCACGCTCTGGCTCACGGAATGCCACCGTGTCACCAGACCGGGCGGCACCTGCATGGTCTTCACCGACTGGCGGCAACTGCCAAGCATGACCGACGCCCTGCAAGCTGGCGGCTGGGTCTGGCGCAACATCGTGGTCTGGCACAAGCCTTCGGCCCGCCCGATCCTGAGGGAGTTCACCCGCCAGTGCGAGTTCGTCCTCTTCGGCGTCAAGGAGAGGCTCAACCGGACGCACCGACGCTGCCTGCCCGGCGTGTTCAAGCAATCCATCGTCGCCCACCAGCGCCGCATGCACCTGACGGAAAAGCCCATCCCCCTGCTGGAGGCGCTCCTTGTCGTGACCCCGAAGGCGGCAACCATCCTCGACCCCTTCATGGGCTCAGGCACCACCGGCGCAGCCTGCCAAAACACA
Coding sequences within:
- a CDS encoding DNA-methyltransferase; translation: MFTGDNRDQRSFTLWATLWLTECHRVTRPGGTCMVFTDWRQLPSMTDALQAGGWVWRNIVVWHKPSARPILREFTRQCEFVLFGVKERLNRTHRRCLPGVFKQSIVAHQRRMHLTEKPIPLLEALLVVTPKAATILDPFMGSGTTGAACQNTGRRSIGIELSEPYFETARQRLTL
- a CDS encoding ABC transporter ATP-binding protein yields the protein MLDSILFTPEDRASLRKNVLITFATQVMLIISYIIVFFLIKDISETSLSHASLLGYTAVLLSCCAIFYYLRLQSYSQALEDGYLTVSRLRTRLSSRLRKLPMAFFRQNETADISNRLLQDMTDAELVFCIHIHEILAGLMVIALITATLLFMDTSLALAMLLAAAPIIPIGIYLSRFMKKNSPAIIRLRERVNKTLMEYFGGIAEIKAADLCGKRFTPWHRADAALRAESLALETRFGIWAQSAQVVLDFSYIAMLLLGSWLISSGSIPVMTFIFFLLLAGQLYAPLFSQIMLYSELRHCSISLKRTSATLNEKPLQTLPGHTPPKGMDIAFNNVCFSYNKTPVLKDVSFTVPQHTVTALVGASGGGKSTAVNLLLRFWDVSEGSITIGGTDIRTFRQSDLYELFSVVFQDVYLFNDSIMNNILLARPGATEQEAVEAATKACCHDFIMELEEGYQTLAGERGARLSGGERQRIAIARAILKNAPILVLDEATASIDPENELLIQQGLTNLMQGKTLLVIAHRLSTISSADQILLLHDGRIAEQGTHNELMASKGMYYKQWCSQEQLKSWNAVTR